The region GCTAACATCCCTAACATTACACGGTGCAGTCTGACAAGAGTATTTGTCTTTTCCTGGTCTCTGTAGGAAGGTGATGTCTGCCCCAAATGTGTTACGTGTAGGAACAACAGAGAACATCTTTGTGGAGTGTCAAGACTGTACAGGGGGAGACATACAGGTTCACATCAACGTAATGGACCATCCAACCAAGCTGGTGACCACATCTGTGACCCTTACCAGTGCAAATAACTTCCAGGCACTTGGACAAATAAAGGTAAATGAAACACTATTAATTAATATCTGAGCATGAGTGCAGATGAGAGATCTAGGGTGTattgtttgcattcattttctcattacAATTACACAGCCCAgccaaaacaaatgtcacatagTCAAATACTCCACTTAGTTCCCACTGTACAAGCCTATGAGACCATGTTATGATGGGGTTGCTTCACTTGTGCAGGTCAAGTTTTAGCAACTGTAAATTTACTGAACAACCAGATGTTCTAGCATATTCCAAGTTCAAATTGTGCAaaggagcatgagacatcattttctcACATTGGTCACCACAGTGTCCACATGCTGGAGAAGACTTGACACAACAATCCAACTCTCCCATcataaataccaaaaaaaaaaagaattcagctGTGGATTGAAGTAAATGTTGTGCCATTGCATTGACTTATTGAAACAGTGCCTCATCTGACAATAATCATCTGTCACtgcatttttcatgtattcTTTTATTGTGACAGGTGTATATGATATGgtaaaaccaggtctttaaGGTATGATGAGGCCTgatcattaagtgctttgtatgtgaggaagacaattttaaattgtattcaatttaaaatcggtagagaagctaacactggagtgatatggtctctctttctagctcctgtcagaacttgtgctgcagcattttaaaTTAACAGGAGGATtgcagtaatctaatctagatgtaacaaaagcatgaataataaaacaatattaaatttTAACctaatatttacttattttattttgaataagaTGTTTTTATCTTGAGTGCTTACGctgtttgtatgttgtatttgtCACTTGTTTACCTCTGACCTCTTTGCTGCTCTAAAAAGTGAATTTCCCCAGCGTGGGATCACTAAAGTCTAATCATATACACCTGTCCCGCTCCTCATTACTGATTACTCTGTAAATGCTGCCTTCAGATCCCCGCTGCAGTGTTTAGCAAGGACGCCACCCTGAAGCAGTATGTCAACCTGCAAGCTCAGTTCCCTGACCACCTGCTGGAGAAAGTCGTCCTTGTGTCCTTACAGTCCGGCTACATCTTCATCCAGACTGACAAGAGCCTCTACACCCCTGACAGTGAAGGTGTGTTCAGCACAACATTGGTgctaaacaacacacacacatctctgtgacatagtgttgtgttgtttgtgaatgCTTTTTTAGAAAGAATGAATCGTTTGGGTGAAcgaactgaactgaatcactTACTGAAACAGTTTGTTTCAGCTGAGCTATGCTCTGTTGTGACTCGAGTGAGACAGCGGCCCGTGGTAGTGGGTGGGGCAAAAGTGATTCGTTCACTGCCGACACATATGACGCTTTTCCAGCACGCAAAAGCACCATATGTTCCAtatgttttttgcttttccattagcgacagtacctggtatttttttagtacctgctctgacaaggttccaagcgagctgaacCAATACTATGTGTGAGAGCCACTCAAAGTAATTTTGTAGCGTTAAGTTTAGTATAtgtctatgtatatgtatgtagtATGTGTAATACATGGTTAATATattcaagtttatttgtgagtgtGAAACTGATTTGTGTTGGATAAAAGCATGTTATATTTGAGCTTTACGACAGTTAGGGGAGGTTTTAAGGCAGTTTGGTCACGTGGGCAGTAATGTGAGGATATGGAGGATTTTGCACGTGTGGATGTATAGAAGTTTTTGACCGTGCGTTTGTGCATATAAAACTGAATAAGGAAGCAAGCAAGGGTCGTAACTTGGACTGCAATATTCTGGTACTGGACCAGACCtttgttttcttggtttttGTCTTCAAATAAATCGACGTAAACGTTTACCTGCCTCCTGTGGAATACTTGTGAGTAACATTGGGtttctcaaaaataaataatcggACACGAGTCAGAAACAAAACCGCAGCAAAATAAGTGGCCGTAGGAACTTGGACTGTGGTATAAACGGCCACTACACTGTGTGTACaccgacagactgccggccattGATTGAGTGTCATCACTGAAAGAGTCATAAGCGCGGcatccaacacaagaatcaaaccgaacaatgccgaactgtagatgagttaaaaagactcatGAACCTCACCGCACATCACTGCTGCGTTCAGATCTCACCACCTTTCATAGTTTCTGTTGCATGTTGAAACCTACAAtatgacaaaaacagcagacTGAGACGTTTCAGTTCCTCTCACTGTTAGGAAACAGTGTGTGTACTGATACATTAGGTGATTTGTTCACTGACCATACTGGGTATTAATCAGTGTATCAGTGCACTGAATGTGTGATTCAGCAAATCCAAGAACAGTGTCGAACTGGAGATCAGTTCAAAAGCCTAAAGATTccagaaaatgtgtgtaaaatgtgtgaaaactcGAACTCTTAACATTTAGCAAGTAAACTTCAGCTGTGTTGCAgagtcagacggagtctgcacTTGAGTTATGCAGGAAGAACTGAACAATTCGGTGAGCGAATCTTTTGAACAAAACTTTTTAGTTAATTGATTCTAAAGACTCAGTATGCCGAAAAAGAACAGTTTTTCCCATCACCACTGTGACTAGTCCACATATGATAGTACATCAGAACACACTGTGTATCAcactctgcatttttaaatgtctaatcaacctctttctcttcctgtcaGTTCTTTACAGGCTGTTTGCAGTGACACCTCGTATGGAGCCCGTGCAGAGGAATGAGATGAATGACTTAATTGACGTTGAGATTATGGTAATTGACATTGAGATTatggtatatactgtacatctatGCTGACGACACTGTTATTTATACATCTAGTTCCTTCCTGACTACTGCATTGTCTTCATTGTAGGCCAGTTTCAATTACGTCCAACACACTTTTTCTAGTTTccttttagttttaaatacaaacaaggCAATctgagatggcagacttcaccccatacACATAACAAGTCGGTCTAtatgtgtaacagactctgtggcgTAACGGTAGAGCGTCAAATTCaaattctaacaagcctctgtcggcctctgttgctcatattgcaagcaagtgaggaagcgcacacacagagacaccacCACCAAAAACTCTACCTCACTACCActccgtggggtgaagtaacAAAACTAAATGCATGGTTTTCGGCATTATTCTTGGATTTGCTGAGACTGATTCTGACAGCTGAAGCCGCTGAAGCAGGGCGCATGTTTGCTGAACGGATTGTGATTCAGTATCTCcagctttcggcagtgctgtcattaaatacaccaaactcctctgtaaaaattgagattttagaaatgttctTGCTAAACACTGAAGATTAATGGACATTTTCggggaaatgtatttttaactgatctaaagttcTGTATTATTGGATATGCTGAGGCTGATTGGGACAGTTTAAGCTGCTGAATCACTCTCGCACATTCAGCATAACTTTATACACCAGTGCACATACCATTTCCTCACAGTGAGAGGACCCAAGAGGACTCAGTCTGCTTTTGTTATATTGTAGGTTTCAACATGCAGAAGTGCAAACTATGAAAGGCAGCGAGATCCTTTGAAAAACAATTCAATCTTGCACTACACTAAATATTCACTGAAacgtttgtctttatttatgtatttgtatcGCTACGCTCCTTTTTCACATTATGTATTCACTTGAAATACAAtacctttgtttgtttccaaaTTGCCCGAGTGTCGTTTAAAAGTGcccgtcctcgtcctcctgtcATCAAATTGGCAGCAGTacgtttcactttttttaaaaaacggacaaaaatgtacatttgtcatttgaaaatCAGATGATAACATAATCAACAACAGCCTAAacatctcgctctctctttctcaaacgcacacacgcacacacctctctgtctcagtgAGTGTGTCAAGCTTCTTGGGCAAAATAGCCAAGTGTCTTGGTTGTGGCACAGTTATACTGTACGAATTTGTAAAAAGGTAAtggtttcactttgtttttgtttgtttgtttttagactCCTGAAGGCATCACTTTAGCTGTTGAATTGGCCTCTCCACTATCGGGAATCCACTATAATGATTTCAAACTAGGTGAAAATGTCAGGTTAgttctattttgtttttacaattcaAAAACATGATCAGAAGGTCTATACCACTCTCATAACATCTCATAAAAATGTTATAGCATCCAGGGGATAATCTGAATCTCACGGCCATTAGTTTCTCTTTCACAAGCCATCCCTGAGATTCTTGTTCACCTCTGTTGTCTCTGTAAACGTCACGCTCTGACACATGTTATATACAGGAATATTGCTTCCCAGTTTTTGTATGACGATTTAGCTCCGCTGCTTCATCACAGCTTTCCCTGCTTGAGAGCTCTGCTGTATAAAGTCTCCCAAGGCTCATAGTCATAGTTAAGTCCTGATAATGGTCCTAGGGATGGTCAATATTGGTCAGTCATAATGAGATATAACATTGGCCAGTAATTGTCATTAGTAGTCACAGTTGTCTCACTTTGATGGTCATACCAcataaattgttttgtttttgcagctgtGGATATGTTAAGttgcaaacatgttttaacacatttgaatattAGGTATGGTCATCTGTGGAGAGAACATCAGCCTTCTGGCGTCTCCCTCTCTGGGGGTCACCATCGCGGATCATCTATCCGCATATTTGTCCGTAGAGTTATtgctattttgtttttgctttttttttacaaagtgaaaaaaactgTGTGGACCCTGCAActgtaaaaacaagtgtgtgtgtgtgtgtgtgtgtgtgcgcgcgcagtCAGTCCTGGAGTCTGGAAAGTGGTGGCCAAATTCCGCAACAACCCACAGCAGAGCTACACTGCAGAGTTTGAGGTCAAAGACTATGGTGCGTCCCTTTTACCTGAAGTTTATATTTTACCTGTACTGTTAGagtaagaaaaaagaacaagaactcATAATGATAATTTCTGATTGTACTTTTCtgatgcacatacacatatacatttcCAGTGCTGCCAGGTTTTGAGGTGAAGCTGACGCCTTTGAGCTCCTTCTTCTATGAGGACAGTCCAGATCTCACTGTCATCATCAAAGCTTCGTACGTATGTGTTATGTCCCTGGCCTATAGAAACCTGGGgtagcgtgtgcgtgtgtgcgcatgcgcgtgtgtgtgtgtcttccaaCTCCTCTTTCCAAAGAAAGCCACATAAGTCTGCTGGACAAAGTGTAGCACTTTTATTCACTTCACTGAAGAGCAAtgtcaaaataacaaacaaaaactctttATGAACCTAATCTTACCTCCAAAAAGAAAACTaataagaaaagacagaaaagcttaCCTAAGCTCcaaacaggagaaaagaaatgtgaaacaaaatggcttctctctcCAACTATTACTAccttttaaatttaacataaaaattaaCAATTGTGTCCAAGCCCTACAGTAAGTATTATTTACCTTgactaaacaaaaaaactacttaGATTTCAAAGTGAACTTAAACACTATACACAAAAAGCAACCCACTTatctttatcttatcttacagtattttttaaaatgtgtgtttttttggatttaCTGTACCtgcctgaattaaaaaaataaaaaataaataaaaacaaacaccgtAATTAGATACATTTgcgtacattttaaacaagctactttaacttgagtacatttttagaccagtacttttacttgagtagagtatttcagtactcttttcACCTAATACTACTTTCAACATCttttcaacaacacacacacaatttgctTGGAAAGGCGGTGAGGAGGAAACCCAGAGTGTGGATTAAGGAGGGTTTATATAGTCCAGGCCCCAATCTCTTCATGGTGAGCCAATCTCCTTGAAATGATCCACTCAGTGTGCCACCTGGTTGCTGACATCCACCTGAGAGACTGacaatcacacagacacacccacaccacactcacacagtcactctcTGAAAGGAGAGAAACTGCAAATGATGGtgccaaacaaaccaaaaacatgtgACCCAGGTTCATAACAGtatgctgttttttattttgtggcttTCAGAACTGGAATCATTAAGGGCTAAGTGGAggtgaaaataaatgatgtaattAAGaggttgtgttgctgtttttgtctgGCTTCCATTGAAACTGTTTCTTGTGGCTTCAGGTATCTGTTTGGTGAAGAGGTAACTGGCACAGCATACGTGGTATTTGGGGTTATGCTCGAAGGTCAGAAGAGGAGCTTTCCAAACGCTCTTCAGAGAGTAGCGGTGAGGACATACTTAGCCAGTTATGCCAGTTATCATTGTTTTTTGAATTAAGGCTTTATATGTACCACACAATCAGAGAGACTATTTTCCAGTTTTACAGTTGCCTGTTGTCACCACCAGTTAAATGgtttatgtatttatgatgATCAGAATAAATCAAGTGATGTAAGTGTTACATATTTTGTAGCTTACCTCTAAATGTCCACTTTTTTTCTATGTCATATTAGATTGAAAATGGTGCTGGAGTGGCCAAACTGAAGAGGGAACACATCACACAGACCTTCCAAAATATCGACCAGCTTGTGGGGAGTTCCATATTTGTAGCAGTCAGTGTGCTGACAGAGAGTGGTAAGAAAAAcagtctgtgtcacatgatcatgtttcatgattttaatttcattgatgatcaataacaaaatgtcaaacaccTTCTGTTaaagtgttagtgtgtgtgtctctacatCAATTCAACAGGTAGTGAAATGGTGGAGGCAGAGGTGAGAGGCATCCAGATCGTTAGATCCCCCTACACCATTCACTTCAAGAGAACACCCAAATATTTCAAACCAGGAATGTCCTTCGATGTTTCGGTAATGCATTTACTCATAATTtacaattataatatataataatataattccTAATTACTGAATAATTTAACAAGACAgttcaatatattcttattatgtggctgtttgtttctttcatggCAGATTGAAGTTGTGAATCCAGATGAAACTCCAGCTCAAGGTGTTGCTGTGGTGGTGAATCCAGGTGAAGTGAAGGGTTTGACTGCAGCTAATGGCCTTGCAAAGCTTACCGTCAATACAGAGGCAAGAGCATCAGATCTGAGAATCACTGTAAGTCTCTGaaacattttcctttcctttcccttcatactttgtttttaatggaagcTGAATCAACTCACATTTTATCTACttgcaatatttaaaataaagtggcaCTATCACCAAATTATGTAACTTCATTTACTTGACACTGTTCTGTGATCTGATTAACGTAATACTACCGAGATGAACTACTATTTAGAGATTAGATTACACTGCCTCACAGACCTGGTAGCTTGCATTAGCTGAAGTGGTGGCTCTTATGATTCAAAGCTCAAACTCAGGACTACAGACGTCCAGGGTTAATTTGTCACAACCTACTTTTATTAGCAGAAGTTCACAATGTGAATTCTAATTTcactgctatatatatatatatatatattatatgaatgTCACAATTGTTGTAGAAATACATGGCTAACAGAAAAGAGACCACCTCTGTGTCACTCTTTATGCCTGTCATCTCCTTCAGTGTTTACCAACTGTAACCTGTTTGTCCCGCCCCCCTCACTGTTATTGGCTAGAGGATATAAACACAATGGCtatattgtcatttttcagttattGTCAGTAGTTCACTATATACGACTGGATAGAACAGTACAGATCTGGGACcttttatatttctttacattgctgtgtttgtaaacctgtgtgtgtctctgatttTAGGCAAAAACCAGTGATCCTCGTATTTTAGCAGAAAGACAAGCATCAGCCACCATGGTAGCTCTTCCATATAAAAGCATAAGCAACAGCTACATCCACATAGGTAAATAAAATCATGAAATACTGTAACTTCAAATggtaaaacacattaataatgGCAGAGTACCATGAAATCTTTTCATTGTGCAGAACTCATCACAAAATTGTTTTTCACAGGTGTGTATACAGCAGAGCTGCAGTTAGGAGACTATCTGAAGATCAACCTCTACTTGAACAGGCCGTCAAATCAAGACACTGATATCACATACCTGGTGAGCCACGTGCTATGACCTGCTGATCGTTCTATATAAACTTGTGTTTGGGTCCATTCTGATGTTTTAATCTGTGTCCCCAGATCCTGAGCAGAGGTCAGTTGATCCAACATGGCCGTTACAGGACAAGAGGACAAGTAATAATTTCCCTGACCATTCCCATCACCAAAGACATGCTGCCATCATTCCGCATCATAGCCTACTACCATCCAAATGACAATGAAGTGGTATCAGACTCTGTCTGGGTGGATGTCAAGGACTCCTGCATGGGCTCGGTGAGACACACAATATTGATATAGTGGAGTTAGAATAAGTGAACAACAAGATACAATATTTCTATGAAATGtagaataagtgtgtgtgtgtgtgtgctgctttaacaaacacaaaatgttcacTTTACTTTACAATCAGCTGAAGTTAGAACCATCAAGACCTGCTGCATCCTATAAGCCTCGAAGAAGGTTTGGTCTGAAGGTTACTGGAGATCCAGGAGCCACAGTTGGACTGGTGGCAGTTAACAAAGGAGTCTCTGTTCTGAATAACAAGCACCGCCTCACCCAGAAAAaggttattattactattttaattaattttcatCTTTGAATTATGGAAGGTGTGCAACATAAAAAGTGGTGTAATGGAATTCACATTTTCTAGTATGCGTATGGTTCAGATCAATACATTCTAAAACAAACTATATGCAAGTGTTAAGGTTTACTTTAATGCCATCCATCATGTTAAGACATGGAGGATGAACATTGTCACTCAGGACCATcatttttgtggtttgtgtgtttgtatgtctgtgtgaaaatgtcttccACTCTGTTCAGGTGTGGGACATTGTGGAGAAATATGACACAGGCTGCACCCCTGGTGGAGGAAAGGATGGTATGAATGTGTTCTACGATGCTGGGCTGTTATTTGAGTCCAGCACAGCTTCTGGAACTCCTTACAGACAAGGTGACACTATTTTCACTTTTGGTTTCTCCCTATCCTCTCAGGATCAAGACATTTAACAATAGTGAAAttgttttggaaaataattTGGTGTGGAAGTTTTACGGTCCTCGTTCTACTGGCTAATAGACAGTAGATATGATAATCCTTACTCCCCCTGTCATGTCGCACTGTTTCTTAAATTGGACCAGAGAGTACATCCTTCTCACCAGCTTTGTGTTTAGGTGGAGGCAGAAACCTCCACAACAGATATATTGAACTCCTAACAAGATTGTTTGACATCAGAGcaagtgaaaataaattaacCATACAATCCAAGTTGTATAAAGTTTAAACGTTccaataaatgtgtttcttgcAAAAGACAAGTGTAGTCTAACATTGTTGGGCTCGGTTCAACCTTTTTTCTGTGTTGCATTTTCAGAACTAAAATGTCCAGCCCCcagaaggaggagaagacaaACCACTATTATGGACGTCACAAGCAGCTCAAGTAAGAACCACAGCTCTAAATCAGCAGTGATTTAATGTGCACTCACATCATAGGGCTTAACAATGCGAATGTTTTACTTGCATTTGTACTGTAATTCATCAAATGTATTTAGTTGCACATGTGCTGGTAACAAAAATGACCAGTGAAGCTAACTGAACCAGAAATATCCCATGATCCATCTCCAGAGGGAGAgcagctccctctctctctctcacactctctcacactctctctcactctctctcactctctctcactctctctcacacacacacacacactcctctacACGCACAGTGTGTGCGAAGCACTGTCGCAAAATGTGTGAGCACACGTGTGCAGGGGTGCGCCATGGGGTGCCTGGCCAGGGGTTGCACAGGCAATATATTGACTTGACTACAGTAGACCGCATACACACTGACCTGTGCTCAATCACAGTAGTTTATTGTATGTGTGGCCAAATCATGAATGAGACGACCAGACACTAAAATAATTTTGGGTTGTTTATTCCGTGACTGAacttatataataaaaagaaagcCCAGCATTAAGGGTTTAATTTTGAGGGTGACATTCACATATacaaaaattgaaataaatgaaataaaataaaattcagtttTCCCTCTGGCTTCACTTGGCTTCAATTTTTAccactaaaaaacaaacagtagtgGCTCTCACTTtttctaaacaaaaaacacaaaatgcacatttctAGCCACACTCAGTTCAGTAATTTTACAATAACACATAATTCACAGTAACAACATGCATTGATTGATAACTCATATAGGTGAATTCAATTAACAACTGTAAACGAAATGCAATTTTATCAACCCGTGTGCTATAACTAAAAAAAATTGCTTCACTCACTTCTAACGTAGAGTTTGAGAACCTGGCCCCAAACGATGCAGCTCACTCAgctttctctcccctctgtgAGGTAgatcaaacaaaataaacagtttcaTAAATTAAACAATGCCTGACGACAGAACGATCCCAATCATTTCACATACACATTCCAAGTGACTTACGCTGACCCGCTGCCGTATTGCGTCCGCTCTCGGCACGGagggaaataaaacactaaCCGATCCCTCACCGATCCTCTGCAACACCCAAGCAGGCACACTCTGGTCAGCCGCTTAACTCGACCGTCTCGTCTATAGACTTAATACTACTTCGTCTCACGGAGGCACAAAATCAGCTCACTTATTTTCACAGTGACCATAACCACAACACTGCCGTCATTCCTCTCATTCTGTTACCGCTATTTTTCTAGCGGGAAAATTCCCAACTTCCGTGTTTTGGTCAGTCTCGCGAGTCTCCCTCTCAGGTGGTTCTTAAAGTGACATACACAACAGGTACCAAAAAACACACTCCCGTATGTTCACCGGGCTACATATGTTTTGAACACAATGGGACCTCTGTCCCGGGTGTAACCCGCccttcaccctatgtcagctgggattggctacAGCTCCCCCAAGGCCCTCATGTAGAGGAAAAAGTCgtagacaataaatgaatgaatgaacacaagaTTATTAAATTTGGGTTCAGGATAGTCTAATGTAATGGTAGTGCTTCCACTGAATGAAGAACGTGCCTATGcaatacaatgtggaaataaTCCAAGTATTCAGAATACGTTACTCACTGATGCATGCGATTACAAATGCTGCTGGAAGAACTTTTTAATGTCTCTCTAGGTGAGATTGAAGACGACAGTTACGTGGACAGCAATGAGATAGTGTCTCGCACTGACTTCCCTGAAAGTTGGCTGTGGACAGACATCATTCTGCCCTCTTGCAACAAACCCAGCTGgtgaggcaacacacacacagacatacacacagatatCCGCACTCATGACACCACTAAAATACCAACAattgtctttgtttcagtgCATCCGAGAAAAACGTTCCTTTACCAGACTCAATCACAACCTGGCAGTTCACTGGCATTAGTCTGTCAACAACCCATGGTGAGCACTCAGTGAATATCTGTTGTTTCACTTGTATCCATAGACCGTATATCAACATGGACATAGTCTAGAGATTTGTGAATTCGACCACCACCATGACAGTTTTTGCAAATGGACATTCATCAGCTGCTATCAGGCACCTATTGGtagataccagctgtcaattacacaggtgtccactcatatgtgacATGACTTTTATATCAATTTTACTCTCTATTTTTGACATGATATTCTATTGCAGAAGACCTGAAAGTAGCCACGAGAACATTAATCCTTGTTTACTGTCATTATAAATCAATAAGTGAGGTGTTGAGGTGTGCTaatttcccatagacttccattgaGTTGTCCCGGTTGGCTTACTGCTACTTCCATCTTACTTCATCGACTTCCCTTTTCAAACTGAAAGACAATGTCCATTTGTATATACAATCTATGATTGTACCTGACTATTGTGAAATCTCTCTCACttacttctcctcctcttcttgaaGGAATCTGTGTCAGTGAGCCGTTAGAAGTGATTGTCCAGAAGGACTTCTTCATTGACCTTATACTGCCCTACTCTGCTGTCCGTGGAGAGCAGCTAGAAATTAAGGCAATTCTCCACAACTACACCCCCGATCTTATCACTGTAAGTCTGTTGTTTCAGGCCACAATCAATGAGACCATCATATTTTTCTCAGGAGCTTGtaatcaaaaaggaaaaaaagtttaTATTTGTCTGGTTCTTCTCTATAGCCtcaaataacaatttaaatcaaTGCATTCATTATAAAAACTG is a window of Solea senegalensis isolate Sse05_10M unplaced genomic scaffold, IFAPA_SoseM_1 scf7180000014070, whole genome shotgun sequence DNA encoding:
- the LOC122760820 gene encoding complement C3-like isoform X2, with translation MGKVLWLLASLASVIYLVDGSPLKVMSAPNVLRVGTTENIFVECQDCTGGDIQVHINVMDHPTKLVTTSVTLTSANNFQALGQIKIPAAVFSKDATLKQYVNLQAQFPDHLLEKVVLVSLQSGYIFIQTDKSLYTPDSEVLYRLFAVTPRMEPVQRNEMNDLIDVEIMTPEGITLAVELASPLSGIHYNDFKLGENVSPGVWKVVAKFRNNPQQSYTAEFEVKDYVLPGFEVKLTPLSSFFYEDSPDLTVIIKASYLFGEEVTGTAYVVFGVMLEGQKRSFPNALQRVAIENGAGVAKLKREHITQTFQNIDQLVGSSIFVAVSVLTESGSEMVEAEVRGIQIVRSPYTIHFKRTPKYFKPGMSFDVSIEVVNPDETPAQGVAVVVNPGEVKGLTAANGLAKLTVNTEARASDLRITAKTSDPRILAERQASATMVALPYKSISNSYIHIGVYTAELQLGDYLKINLYLNRPSNQDTDITYLILSRGQLIQHGRYRTRGQVIISLTIPITKDMLPSFRIIAYYHPNDNEVVSDSVWVDVKDSCMGSLKLEPSRPAASYKPRRRFGLKVTGDPGATVGLVAVNKGVSVLNNKHRLTQKKVWDIVEKYDTGCTPGGGKDGMNVFYDAGLLFESSTASGTPYRQELKCPAPRRRRRQTTIMDVTSSSSEIEDDSYVDSNEIVSRTDFPESWLWTDIILPSCNKPSCASEKNVPLPDSITTWQFTGISLSTTHGICVSEPLEVIVQKDFFIDLILPYSAVRGEQLEIKAILHNYTPDLITVRVDLTETEDVCSAASKRTRYNQDVRVGPLTTRSVPFIIIPIKYGQFNIEVKAAVKDSSLNDGVMKMLRVVNLFTCACIGFLDDRSFSLDFIFFLFVIRVVAWSIKAVCQAASCAQQVAKSRRWSEPTSALLFILQSCSVPCRLPENVVYLVFNRSIG
- the LOC122760820 gene encoding complement C3-like isoform X1 — its product is MQLPDPQGSGTHRPRWQTLHKLLQKVMSAPNVLRVGTTENIFVECQDCTGGDIQVHINVMDHPTKLVTTSVTLTSANNFQALGQIKIPAAVFSKDATLKQYVNLQAQFPDHLLEKVVLVSLQSGYIFIQTDKSLYTPDSEVLYRLFAVTPRMEPVQRNEMNDLIDVEIMTPEGITLAVELASPLSGIHYNDFKLGENVSPGVWKVVAKFRNNPQQSYTAEFEVKDYVLPGFEVKLTPLSSFFYEDSPDLTVIIKASYLFGEEVTGTAYVVFGVMLEGQKRSFPNALQRVAIENGAGVAKLKREHITQTFQNIDQLVGSSIFVAVSVLTESGSEMVEAEVRGIQIVRSPYTIHFKRTPKYFKPGMSFDVSIEVVNPDETPAQGVAVVVNPGEVKGLTAANGLAKLTVNTEARASDLRITAKTSDPRILAERQASATMVALPYKSISNSYIHIGVYTAELQLGDYLKINLYLNRPSNQDTDITYLILSRGQLIQHGRYRTRGQVIISLTIPITKDMLPSFRIIAYYHPNDNEVVSDSVWVDVKDSCMGSLKLEPSRPAASYKPRRRFGLKVTGDPGATVGLVAVNKGVSVLNNKHRLTQKKVWDIVEKYDTGCTPGGGKDGMNVFYDAGLLFESSTASGTPYRQELKCPAPRRRRRQTTIMDVTSSSSEIEDDSYVDSNEIVSRTDFPESWLWTDIILPSCNKPSCASEKNVPLPDSITTWQFTGISLSTTHGICVSEPLEVIVQKDFFIDLILPYSAVRGEQLEIKAILHNYTPDLITVRVDLTETEDVCSAASKRTRYNQDVRVGPLTTRSVPFIIIPIKYGQFNIEVKAAVKDSSLNDGVMKMLRVVNLFTCACIGFLDDRSFSLDFIFFLFVIRVVAWSIKAVCQAASCAQQVAKSRRWSEPTSALLFILQSCSVPCRLPENVVYLVFNRSIG